The Phoenix dactylifera cultivar Barhee BC4 unplaced genomic scaffold, palm_55x_up_171113_PBpolish2nd_filt_p 001175F, whole genome shotgun sequence genome contains a region encoding:
- the LOC120108105 gene encoding glycerol-3-phosphate acyltransferase RAM2-like, producing MPTKPVTMTPFSKLLDSYMPMSSPVATACHGGEERRSIACEFEGALLISRRLFAYFMLVALEAGGPIRALTLLLVFPLLWLLELVGLERMALQLMIFVSTAGLRVDDLKAVAKATLPRFYLEDLRQRAYQVFSSYEGKKFVVTCIPTIMVEPFLKEFLDVDHVIGAELKMFKDCSVGLVASPGVMLGARRLQADKRLGSGLRDKTFMLLCREHHPIPPEETSSPLRRNNYPKPLIFHDGRLMAHPTPLAFLAVILWLPLGALLAIYRILVGVLLPYKIGLVGSAVTGFRIRAQFPKAQHSLNTPAAVGAPNRTGTLYVCNHRTLLDPVIVSTAIQRKVTAVTYSLSRFSEVISPISTIRLTRDRFKDGAVMRSLLNHGDLVVCPEGTTCREPYLLRFSPLFAEIADNIVPVAVTAEGSMFYGTTVRGHKWLDSLFFLMNPRPCYQLHFLESITRDQRSSYEIANGIQRLIGEAVGFECTNFTRKDKYQMLAGHDGADTRR from the exons ATGCCTACAAAACCAGTTACCATGACTCCATTCTCCAAACTCTTGGACTCCTACATGCCTATGTCCTCTCCTGTGGCAACTGCTTGTCATGGAGGGGAAGAGAGGCGCAGCATTGCCTGCGAATTTGAGGGTGCCCTCCTCATCTCAAGGAGACTCTTTGCCTACTTCATGCTTGTTGCTCTTGAAGCTGGTGGCCCCATCAGGGCTCTTACACTGCTCCTAGTCTTCCCTCTCCTATGGTTGCTCGAGCTCGTCGGCCTTGAGAGGATGGCTCTTCAACTGATGATCTTTGTATCCACGGCTGGTCTTAGGGTCGATGATCTGAAGGCTGTGGCAAAGGCCACCCTGCCCAGATTTTATTTGGAAGACCTTAGGCAGAGAGCATATCAGGTTTTCTCGAGCTATGAGGGGAAGAAATTTGTGGTTACTTGTATCCCCACGATCATGGTTGAGCCCTTCCTGAAGGAGTTCTTGGATGTGGATCATGTGATTGGCGCCGAACTGAAGATGTTCAAAGATTGCTCTGTAGGCTTGGTGGCATCACCAGGAGTCATGTTAGGTGCCCGTCGGCTCCAAGCAGATAAGAGATTGGGCAGTGGGCTAAGAGATAAGACATTCATGTTGCTGTGCAgg GAACACCACCCGATTCCGCCAGAAGAGACTTCCTCACCCTTGCGAAGAAATAATTATCCTAAGCCATTGATCTTCCATGATGGTCGTCTCATGGCTCATCCCACGCCATTGGCTTTCCTAGCTGTTATCCTCTGGCTGCCCCTTGGCGCTCTCTTGGCCATTTACCGGATACTTGTGGGTGTCCTACTACCGTACAAGATAGGCCTTGTGGGATCTGCAGTAACGGGCTTTCGCATTAGGGCCCAGTTTCCAAAAGCCCAACATTCTCTCAATACACCTGCAGCCGTGGGTGCGCCAAACAGGACGGGCACACTATATGTCTGCAATCATCGGACACTTCTCGACCCAGTGATCGTATCAACAGCGATCCAACGAAAGGTGACTGCCGTTACATATAGTTTAAGCAGATTCTCAGAGGTGATTTCTCCAATCTCAACCATCCGATTGACCAGGGATCGCTTCAAGGATGGCGCTGTGATGCGATCACTGCTCAATCATGGTGATCTGGTAGTCTGCCCAGAGGGAACCACCTGCCGGGAGCCATACCTCCTCCGATTCAGCCCCTTGTTTGCGGAGATCGCCGACAACATCGTTCCAGTCGCTGTTACAGCTGAGGGTAGCATGTTCTATGGAACCACAGTCAGGGGGCACAAATGGTTGGATTCACTCTTCTTCCTAATGAATCCTAGGCCTTGCTATCAGTTGCACTTCCTTGAAAGTATAACAAGGGATCAAAGATCAAGCTATGAAATTGCAAATGGCATCCAACGGTTGATTGGAGAAGCAGTTGGGTTCGAGTGCACCAATTTCACGCGGAAGGACAAATATCAGATGCTTGCTGGCCATGATGGTGCGGACACCAGGAGATGA